The Mastacembelus armatus chromosome 4, fMasArm1.2, whole genome shotgun sequence genome segment ttccttttataaatggaaaaacagcacattttgcCAGGTATAGTCAGTGTTAGAACAGTATTTATCTGGTGCTCTTCTGTGTTTGTAGTTCCTTGACATGATACAGTTTCCACTAAAGGTTTCATGATGATAACAATCATCTGTACCCGTGCTCACTTGCCTCCCTCTGCCCTCCCACTTCCCGCTCCAACACCCTTCATATGAAACCTTATtgtaatgtttctgtctgtcaagTGGTGTCTAGATGGGATGTAGGCTGGATATTGTTTTGCTGGGTAGGGAGAGTTGCTGTGTTTCCAGTAATTGAACATAAGACTCTCAGTACAGCTTGGGAAATAATAGAGCAAGAATGTAATACAGCAAGCTgtgcacaaaaaagaaagattttcaTCTCGTTCTCCTcctgcatttttgtttgtttaatctccctctttttgtttctttccctcCCAGACTTCATTCTGCTGTACCTGCTCTTTTTCCCTTCGCTTCCATAAAGTGCTGTGGTTTCATTTAACAGCTGTTAATATATTGCTCCTCCCTTCTCTAGCCAGCAGTGATTCATTGATctgtaatgtcattttaaagtgtGAGTGGTTACCAGATGCAACTGTCACTGCATTTAAGTCTTATTACCTGCTGTATTTTACCCACTACCATAGTTTAGAATAACTTTGCTTGATGCTGTGTATATTATAAATGATGGCCCTGTGGTGTACTGCTCACCAAATATAGAATAGAGGCATATGCATTGACTGACTACTTAACATATGTctttgattgattgatcaaTGTAATGCTATGCCAATTACATAGCCTAACAAAATcattatatagattttttttaaaatttaatttaaaagtccAAATAAATCCCACAAATAATGTGtgatttttgctgtttgctgttatCCTCTCATCTTTACTGTGCTGTTCCATGCTGTTTGTTAGCATTCTTCATCAGTCTGCCACACAGGAATATGTCCTCTTTAGCAGTACGCTACCACTGCAGGGAATTTGAGTTTGAAAAACTTCAATCTGTGATGTGACACTGGTTCACAGGTGCTATTTACCTGGAAACTAATTagccttttgtttgtttgctgtggaCAATTGAGTTAATTCCTCCCCTCCCCGCAGCTTTTCCCCACTCTAATTTGCAGTTAtctcctgtttctctgcttttttgttttcctccagtGTACCTGTCGTAAGGACATGGTGAAGATCTCCATGGATGTGTTTGTGCGCTGCCTGCAGCCTGATCGCTATGAGCTGTGGAAACAGGGTAAAGACACCACAGTGTTAGACCACCTCAAAGCCACTGAGCTCAGCAGTCCTGAACTAGAGACCTGGAGGCAGCATCGTATCGCCTTTCGAGAAAACCTCCTGCGAAGGTGAGAggtcaaactccacacaaaatacacatttattccACACCTTGTATATGTGCTAATTCTAATATTCCCACGTACAAACCAAGTCAGGTTTATTGAGGCAAGAACATAAGagcagtgtatgtgcatgtggtCTCAAAAGGATATTATATGATATTGTTACCTCTTGTCTCGTCACTACCCCAGGGCCAAGCAGAAGATGAAACAGTTTCGTCGTCTAAAGCTTGAGGAGGTGAAGGTGCTGGCTCAGGAGGGAATTGAGCTGAATGCTGCTGAGTACCAGCGTCAGGTGGAGCAACGCGAGGCCCAACGAAAGCAGGAGAAGGAGGACCGCCTAGCCAGAGAGGCCATGATGACCCTGGAGGCCATGGAGCGTGAGGAGCAGGAGGCTGCCGCCAAAGCAGCAGGGACTCCAGCTGTAGAGGGTGAGGACAATATCAGTCAGgagttgtagttttttgtttgtttgttagttttaaatgtgtataaacacatgaaaaagggaagctgagtttttttttttttttaaatttatatcaATATGATCAAAATAAAGTTGCTGTATTTCAAATTAGAAATGCTTCTTCAGATGCTCTAACAATTTGCAGTAGCAGCTTTGATCAAACTGGGAAAatacacacgcgcacacacacatatatatatatatatatatatatatatatatatatatatatatatatatatatatagttaatgTGACATTTCCAATGAGACATCACTggttaaccccccccccccccccccctttatgCCATCAGAAGAACTTGAGGCCAAACCACAGAACTTGACAGgagacactgagaaaaagaagcCAAAAAAGCCCAAGAAGATGTCAAATATGTACAATTCCATGACTGGATTTGAGGAAGCATTTGAGCAGTTTGCTACATCAGGCATCAAGAATTCCAAGAATACCATGGTCAATCATGCAGGAATGGGGAACTCTCAATCCTCAAGGCAGAGTGACATCCCTGCAGAGGGCAAACTGGATCTGAGTGCTGCCCAGGTGAGGCTCATCATGACTACATGTcaatagatttatttatttattgtgctgAGTTACTGTGTCAGTTCACGTTCAGTTCGAGGGCAGTTCACTCTACAGCTGCTGGCAttttactgtacaaacatgTAGCTGAGTTAAACTGTTAGATTTTAATTGgttttctgtcactgctgcaggtAAAGcaagttaattaaaaaaattcacCATCATTAGCTGAAATCAGTTAAATGAAATCCACCATGTGTTGAACAATGGAATATTGCATAACACATTAGCCTACATGTAGAAAAATGGGAAGCTGTACTAATGATAATTTTTCCTCTCGTAATTTTTATGAATTTAAAGTACTTGcccacagcaaaacaacaatctacaaaattaactttttaatgtgttgaaaatacttcatttatttcctgcttcatatTACGAGgttaaaacactgaacaaaaaaataagaagacAAACTTGTGTTTTGTCAGGCATCCTACTCCAAGATGAAGATGCCAAAGGAGGTGAAAAAGAGCCGCCGTCATCCCCTCAGCAAGCCGCCCAGCAAGACACCTCTGTCCATTGTTAAGCAAGACCCAACCAGTGACAAAGGTATTTGGCCTCATTTatttaagtgtaaaatataattaaagtaaaatatgcCTAGTTTACATTCTGGTAACATTTTGGTaaattttttcttctgttaaacaGGAGTCACTATTTGTTAATGAGTTGTTACTCACAAGTCTCAGTTGAGAAATCCTGCCAGGTGCTGCAAATTCTTGATGAAAATAGAAATATGGTAATAAAAGAGTGAATTAGTAACAGAATAACTGCAGTGAAAATAGTTACAAGatgaaatgaacacaaatatgCTCAACACCAAAACATGATTGTCAAAcccatttttgtttgtcttttactGTTGCACTCAATCTCACTATTGTGGCACTTATGGTACGTAAAATTAAGGAGACACCATTTTGTTTGAATTCTTGttgtggagaaagaaaaagaggactTAAGCTCCGTACAGGGATAATGAAATCAAGACTGCAAGGCTTCTTTTCCCTTGCCTcccatctgtctttctcttttcaatTTTCTGACTGACACTTATTGATCTAGGGATCATGACTTCCAATTACTTgcttttaaagtcattttaggTCTGCAGCAGGGCTCTTGACTCAGGCTCGTCCTTCACAGGGGTAGATGGGGGACAAGGAGAAAATGAGGGCTAGTGAGAAAAAGTGTGTTAAATAAGAATCTTCTGAAAAGACTTTTTGGTCATCTGTCAAAAATCTAATGAGTGATCTGGATCAGTAGCTTCAGAGCTTTTACTGCAAATTTGATCCCCAACTCAGAACAGCAGCTTCTTAATGTTTCTCCTGTCTGTGTTCATTAGCTAGTTAAATCAGGAGTAGCGGTTGTGTTGTCTGGAAAACAATGTGCTATTTTTGTCTCTTGGCCTCAGTTCTCTTATTTAAAAAAGATCTGCCTTTCCAAAAATGCTTcatatatcatcatcatcacgcATTGCTGAGAAAAACAACTTCTAATAATGAATCTCCTCAGGATGTGCCACTTGCTCCAGACTGTGGATGTCAGACCtggttaatgtattttttttctacctgCAGACCTTTCCTCCCCCATGCCACTGGACAACGACATGAAGAAACAGGAGCACCTGTGGCAGACTCAATCTCCCAACTTCCTGGCAGAGAAGGCCTTCAATGCTGCAGTGGCAGAACTCCAGCCACACTGCGCTATCTGCTCACTCTTCTGTCCCTACACTAAGGTATGACAGCTGGAGAATGTGTCAGTGAATTAGTAAAAGTAACGATAGTAATAGCTGCCAGTGAGTACAATCAGTAGTTGTAGCAGTTCAGCAGTTTATAGGTAGTATTAGTGATGTTCAGATTCAGATGTTCACTACTGCAGCTACACCCTAAATTTAAGGAATTGAATGATTTTAACCACATCCTCCTTCCTTTTATCTCAACCATTTTAAAGGCTGACCTAAATGATGTCATTGATTCAGTCCACTAATTGTCATATTATCGTGTTACTGTCCTCTGGCCTTTCCAGCCACACAAAGAGGGCTCTGTTGCCAATGACACCCCACGAAAATCCCCCCCACGTCACGGCAGCCGGACTCGTCCCCTGGTCCCAGAGATGTGCTTCAGCGTTGGGGCAGGAAACACAGAACCTCCACCCACAAACTATCACATTGGAGAGGATGGAACCAGCCTTCTGCTTTGCTGTTCAGCCTGCCACATGCAGGTTCATGCCAGTGAGTATAAAGCCTTCAGTATGGCAAGAAAGATCAGCAGTAAAAATAAGTCGGAGCACAACACAGTGCTGGTATGCTGTTACTGAAAAATCAACACTTTCTAGCAAAGAGAATTTGATAATAGCTTTTACACTAAATTGTCACCAAAAATAGTTATTGAGACATTGAGAAGTTGAGTTTTAAAGGTTGATTATTGGgtatttgtttattctgtttatgtaaCAAAAGGTTTACAAATGTAACCCAAGAAGGAGCCGCAGCTGTAAGGTACAATTGAAATTCCACAAATTTACATTAAAGTTGACATCACATAGAGACATCCGAATAGTTGTGAAATACAGATGTGTAAAACTGAGCATACAAGCAAGAGtttgtgggggaaaaaaagcaaatattgtagAAAAGTTGAATCAGTTCAGCAGCTGTGAGCACACTGCAATGTTTGATTTGTAACTCTCAGAATCTTGGTCTCAGTCTCTACAGACACTCTAGTGGGCATTTTCACTGCTCTTCtctattcagtttttttttttttttttatccctgtGCCCCTGACAACAGCATTGGAGAAAATAAAGGATGAGACTTCACCGTAGCAGTGCAACAAACTGCTCAACTCCCTTGTCGACATGCTCAGTGAGGCTTCCTTGTTTAACTCTCCTTGAATTGGGTTAAACTAGCTAGGAGGCAGCACTGGCAACGCAAAGGCCTTTCTGAAGACAGCACACTGTAAAACTCTCCTGCTTTTATTTACCCCATTTTCcacattcaacattttttttttttttttttttttttttggacatttgAGGGCATATAGCTTCTGTCAAAGCAAAGCGTGAAAAGACAGGCAACTGTATTGTATGTACAGGAATTGCATTTGAGTGAGCTCAAGAACTACTTTTAATTGGCATATATTGATGTCTGTTATCTATATTAAACAAAGCAcgtttttgttgtttggttttaaatcatagtgttaaaaaaacatttatttagtggcatatggaaaaaaaaaaaaacttttacctttaaaatatttttcatatgtgGATGTTTTGTGTGATGCTGCACATTCAAACCACATAGATGAcagcatgtgcacacatacacaataatacaaacagacacacacacccaacccTCCTGGGCTCTTATTATCCCTAAAGCTGGAGTGCACCTTCAAAAAGGGCCAGTTCATTAGTCATCCAGGGATGAGCTTGGCTCAGCTGGGGAGGCGGTGCTGCTATTGATAAGAGGACATGAAGCAGAAAGAGCTCCTGTCAAAAACACAAGCGCTGCACTTCATGACTTCGCTGCTCATTGTTTGAGTGGACATTCACCTAAAAGGCACTCAGACCCAGCTAGGTGTTACAAAAGTGTGTAAGCCTTTTGTGTTCAGAAGCTCAAATTGGAGATAGTGACGAGAAGGTCAGGtaagctatatatatatatatatagcttgaACACACTGGTTAACAGTGGTGCTTAGtgcaaaatttaaatatttaatagatCGATCAACTGATCGATGAGCAGCGATACACTAGGTGGTGCTTTGGAAACATAAAGTGCAGAATGGTATGGGACAAATGTGTGAACTAAATCTCTTCCTTCATAGGTTGTTATGGTGTAAAACCAGACTCTGTCGGTGAGTCCTGGATATGCTCCAGATGTGCAGCAAGAGCCGGGACAGTGGTGAGCAGCAGCACTActttatgcaaataaaaaaagttttaaaaaaaactacacattttGGGTTccagcagaaaaacataaattgttCCATCCTGTCCAGGACTACAGTTGTTAGAACTGAGTCTTAACAGTAAAATCTGTTGATTTGAAGATAAACTGGTCATGTTGCCAAGCAGCTACCACAGAACACCAACTTAAAAAAGATTGAATTGGTGAAGGAAGGATGGCTCAGAGGATCTTTAACACCAgttgttcatttttctcttaTAAATGAACTCGATCCACATATGATTCTTTATTTTCCAGGAGTGTTGCCTCTGTAACTTGCGGGGTGGAGCTTTGAAGACTACCACAGACAACCGGTCAGTGGCACATGCTTGAGTTTTGttgtagcagttttttttttttcttcccataTGTAAAAAATGCTGccaatttaaaactaaaaaaaaacatgaacatttcctgattttgtttgtctctctctaccGTGTCACCAGCTGGGTCCATGTCATCTGTGGCATCGCTGTAGCTGAAGCTCGCTTCGTCAACCCCATCGAGAGGGAGCCCGTTGACGTCACTGCCGTTCCAGAAACCCGCAAGAATCTGGTAAGCTGAgtcagagggggaaaaaaaaaaggtttagtCATCTTTCGTCACTGTACAGTGGAATGCCAGTCAGGCAAGAGTCAACAAAGTCAAAATGTGCACCAGTATGCTATAAATGGCACCCTGTCCCTGTGAAGAAGAGTAGAAGACTTCTGTGCACTTGTTGCAGCTCTTTTCTCTTGCTCTATGATTCTTTTCATCCTCCCCTCACACTGCTCACTGCCTCTGTATCTGTCACTCTCTGTTACCCTCCCATGGCTGCTAGATGGATAGATATTTTTTTTGGTGAGCATCGAGGTGTGTGGCGTAAAACATATGTGCTGAGGGGAATGGCTGAATAATCAGCTGTCGTTTCTCACTGCGCCAAATGAACTGCATTGATCCTGTGGGCAATTTCCCAATTGCTGCTGCGTCTTTGAGCACAACTTGTCCCCTTCCTTTTTTTAccttcccccccccccgctTCTCCTTCCCTGCCTCCgcctcctccccctcccacaATCACCCTATCCCACTTTGCTTGCTGGTGCATTATCACAAATCTACAAATAATGTCagctctcttcctcctcttctctcagaATAATCTATCAAAGACAAGCTGGGTGACATTTGCATCTGAGTGCTGTCAAAGCAggtttcctctccctctttttaaAACGCCATGAGGAGGAACCTCTGCGGTCTAATGATTTGGATGGCTGGGCTGATCAAATGTGAGCATGTACCCTTGGAACCAGTTTATATTACTCCATGATCAGCAATCTGTGCTTTCTCTGCCCATCTTGAAACATTTGGTTTTCAGAGATGGTGAGATTTTACACAAGCTGCCtctgtgttatttatttcagaaaatctCCAGCACTGTTACTGGGCTGGAAAATACCTTTCCCAGAGGTAGCGTTGCATCTTGCACCTAGAGGTACCATGATTTCTATTCTTGCGAGAAAACAACCTCAAGCTTAGGAATCCAAGCAGCTTAAATAAATCATCATACAATCTCTAAAAATACTGTTCTCCATCTCACATTCCAAGTCAATTTTCTTGTGcgaagttgtttttttttttttttttttttttttttcgtttgtTTGCCCCACTGCTTTGTTTGTCACTGATTCGGAACTGGAGATATAAAAACACTCAAGTAATGTTTCTTAGTGCTGCTGAATTTCTTCATGCAGTTCTGGTGTCATGTCATTTCATCGGAGGAAAACTATCCCAAGCCGCTGAAATATCAGACAGCACAGCTCTGTGCACCCGCACAAAAATGAAGCATTGGGAGTTTAATAAAGCATTTTTACTTCTTTATTGATTGGCCATGCGCTGCACTACAGCTGCTTGCCATGTGATTTGTCAAAAGGGGGCGGATGGAGAAGAGAGAACGAGCGAGAAAGCGTGAGGGGACATGCTATGTGATGATGgataatcataataaaacaaGTAAGATACCAGTCATATTAGATGAGACAGTTGCGAAAGCTGTTGGGGATAATGGGCTGAGTCTGTTCAGTCGAAGCGTGTTGTCATGAGTTTGATGTATACAGTTCCACTTTTCTGCAATCACATTGATTTCTTGGGCTAGTAAATAAATACTGTCATTAGGATTTTGAAAGAAGATGATGTTTCTGAAACACACCTGAGGTTGTCTTGTTGAACTGAGAAAATAACTCAGTTTGACAGGCCACCAATTCCACCACACGCTCTTTCCTTCTTGCATCCTGGCATTTCATTTAGTTCTCTCTTGTTCTCCATTTTAACTTAATCAGGGACAAATGAGGTACTGGGGGAGAAGGTGTAAAAAGAAGGAGCGTGGAGGGTAGAAGGATATGGAAGTGAATGAAATGAAGAGCGTGAGGTTTTCTGTATCTGTCGAAATGGCCGAGCACATAGTAGAGCTTGTTTTTGGACAAAGGCGGAGATTTGATAGGCTGGTGGTAATTTCACACTCAGAATGTTGGATGGAATGAAAGCTTTTGAAAGGAAAATGCTCCAAGGAAGAAAAGCAAATTCTTTATGTTGTTGTGCAAGAGTAGAGGCTGAATGAGTGATGCAAGACAACAGAAAGTATGCTGGAGAGGAAGAAACATGGAGCGAATGTTTTGAATGTCAGAGTAACTGTTGAAGCTGCTACTATGGACAAATATgaagtttctttttaaaaacaatggcATGATGTCTGCACATTCATGCTATGTGcaaagttaaacatttttaataattagaAACATTTCAGAGTGTCAAACAGGACCAAAGATCTGAGTAAAGAGAAAATGGTTACGCTGCAGTGGTTGTTTTCACGTGTTCTGAGTTAACAGGATGGAGTTTAAGAAAATTCCTGTGCTACCCATTCAGTTTGGTTCTGTCCCTAACACGTCTTATGTACATTTGCACTTTTTCTCCGACCTGAATGACCAACAGAAGACTTTCTGTTTAATTCTCCTTGCAGAAGTGCGTGTTCTGCCATGGCAAGATTGCCCACCAGAACCGCGGAGCCTGCATTCAGTGCTCATACGAGAACTGTGCCACCTCATTCCACGTCACCTGTGCCCAAATTGCTGGAGTGATCATGACGCCTGCTGACTGGCCCTATGTGGTGTCTGTCACCTGTCACAAGCATAAAAGGGCCATTCCAAAGGTAATACCTGTGAGCAActactgtttgttttgtaaaaatgaatttagaAGGAAGACAGTGACAAGCCcagagagagatgagagcaGACATTTTATGTAATGAccataatgatgatgatgatgatgatgggtcCAGTTTTAATAGAagaatgttttcttctttgggACAACAATGTTCATGTTTACTCTGGAAATAGTTAATTTGTGCCCAGTGTTTTGTCTGAGATGCCACTGTGCAAAATGGGGGAGGTGCAAGCTGATTGGCTGTTAAGGTAAAGCTAGTAGCCAAACTGCATAGGGTTTAGATTAAAAggactgttttcatttgtggttCTTCACATTTCTCTGCCCCCTTGGAAAAGATGTACACAGTTAGTCATGCAGGCTGCATCTGCATCAcctgctttaaaaatatatgtgacTTTAGCCATGATAAACCCTCTGATCAAAGGATGCATCAGTACCACTGCCTTACAGGCAGGATAGGAAAAGCCTCTTTAAACCTCTTCAGGAGCACAGTGTCTATTCCAAACACATTAGAGGCTTTGGAGCTTCTGAATGGGCCTATTGTTTTCTGtatagctgctgctgtgacagttgttaaattaaaaactggATGTGTGTCATCCACTTTGAAGAGATTGTAACTTGTAACTAAGGAACAGTCTGGATAACACATTTAACTGGACTAATAAAACCTCACTTAGTGGCAATAGTTTTTAGATTTTCACAAAAGTCAGTATATTTAGGTGTTTCCATGTTTCTGCAGTATGATCCCACTGAAAGAGACAATACAAACATACAACTGTATGACTGCTGGTTGAACATACTCTATGTAGAGTTTTCTGTAATTATTTCCAAATAAAACCTGTCTGAGCCTCTGtcttgtctttctctcccttcaGCCACGTGCTATACCAAAAGGTGCACAGAGTATGAACCTTGGCCAGAGGGTGATCGGTCGCAACGCTGACGGCTGGTACTACCACTGTACCATCATTGGCGTCGCGCTGCAGACGTTCTACGAGGTCAACTTTGATGATGGCTCATACTGTGACAATTTGCACCCTGAAAACATATTAGTGAGTACAGACACGTACCTGTGTACAATTTATAGACGCAATTTGTTTTCAAAACCAGAGGAATATCTTAGCAACTGCTATATACTTTGAGCTGGAGTGTCTTAGTAAATGAGAATGTAATGATTAAATGTAAATTCAAATAACCTCTTAATGGCTCACTGCTTTAAGGACGCAACACACAGAACCTTAATAACATTAAGTCCTGAAAAGATTAACTTCACTTAGGAGAAAGATGAAGAactaaaaaaaagagcaaacgATCtgttatttgaaaatatttgattaCTTGACATTGTTCTTGCTGTCATTGATTGCACTCCACCTTTGTCCCCCCCTCGCTTTGTCCTGCCccccccctcttcctctccctcctcctcctcctccttcagagTCACGACTGCCTGCGCAATGGTCCTCCTGAGGTGGGCGAGTTGATCATGGTCAGCACCTCTGAGGGTCATATCCTCAACGCTTCCTTTGTCAAAGAGCACACCCACAAGTTGTACCAGGTGAGGGAAAcgacaaaaatgacaaattagcCTCAAATCTGTGATCAAAGTGACACAGTGGAGTAAAGGATAGAGAATCAGGGTTGTGGTTATGTCACCAGTTCAGATTTATGAGaaaaatgtttagaaaagtTGAATTTTTGAGCAGTTTAACTGATGTTTGTAGTTTATCACTTTGTAAATATATTCACTTTACCAAGACAAAGCAAAAAAGCATTTCTAAATACAGCTTTGGTGCAGAAGGATGTTTGTCCAGTGTTATGGCAGTCTAGAGGCAAACGATAGACATGACGTAATTCACCTGAAATCCACGTTTACATGCATGTGATTGGCCAGTGCAGCACAGCGCGTGACATCACATCGCACTGCAGAAGTTGAACTAAATCGAACTTTTTTCCATGACACTGTGACATTTTGGCAGAGCCCCCTGGCAGCCTGGTCTCTGCTGTGTAGCACACTTCTCctaatttaaatgaatgagaAGGGCTGTATTTTTTCACAGTGAAGCCCTCTCTGAACATGGCCTTAGGCAAGTACTCTGTGAGCAACAGCatcatttacatatttcatcTACTGCTcttcttgacttgacttgaagTGATTGAGCCTGTGAACCTTTGGTAACTGCTCTGTCTAATGACTTTGCCACCTCTGGTTTGGTTCCCCAGTCTGGTATTTATCAACATGTGAAAAGCTTGGCTGCCCTTGTAGATTATGGCTGAGCATTTTGATACAGTGTGATGTTAAAACATAAAGTGGAGAGATTTAGCATCACTGATGCATGCTGGGGAATTTATGGGGCAAATGTGTAGTGTGCTTCCAAAgtagaaaatacagaaatgggACTGCTGTCAGTGGAGGCCATCTTGAAAGtaatttacatacatacacacaagaaGGCATTAGCAGACAAGGTTAAGTGAAGTGATTAATCTTTAATTACCATGATGCCGGTTTTGTGAACACATCTGTAAGTGTTTTTCTGAGTgcacttacaaacacacacaggcgcacatacagaacagaaaaaggATTAATGGAGACTGCATCATAACCCAGAGATCATTTACTGAACAAGAAATTGAACCCAGTCTGCCTCATTCAATCTTCGTATCTACACGTAATTGAAAAGCCTAAAatataatgtgtaaaatattgaaCCAGtctttcagcttgtttttgGATTCACTCTAACAGAGAAATGTTTGTTTAGTGTCTCAGTCCTGTTTCTCATCCCTGGCCTCTCTTTTTCCAATAAGTTCCCCTCAAAGTAAATCACTGTTATCTTTGTGTGCTCTTGTCATGTCCCCATGTAGCCCATTGGCTACAGCACAGAGAGTCCT includes the following:
- the kdm4b gene encoding lysine-specific demethylase 4B isoform X1; the protein is MATDKPLNTVPAPHPTPDLTPASPSGLGSSASQDRAGTETPEPVVTSEHNAASYRNQAQPPQPNMAPGPVSGSELPPAPVLPPPPPVSAKNPSCKIMTFQPTMEEFKDFAKYIVYMENQGAHRAGLAKVIPPKGWKPRKSYDTIEDMVIPAPIMQVVTGQSGLFTQYNIQKKSMTVGEYRKLANSKKYCTPRHKDFDDLERKYWKNLTFVSPIYGADVSGSIYDEDIKEWNIGHLNTLLNMVEQECGIVIEGVNTPYLYFGMWKTTFAWHTEDMDLYSINYLHFGQSKSWYSVPPEHGKRLERLAQGFFPGSSQGCDAFLRHKMTLISPSILKKYGIPFDRITQNEGEFMITFPYGYHAGFNHGFNCAESTNFATLRWVDYGKMATLCTCRKDMVKISMDVFVRCLQPDRYELWKQGKDTTVLDHLKATELSSPELETWRQHRIAFRENLLRRAKQKMKQFRRLKLEEVKVLAQEGIELNAAEYQRQVEQREAQRKQEKEDRLAREAMMTLEAMEREEQEAAAKAAGTPAVEEELEAKPQNLTGDTEKKKPKKPKKMSNMYNSMTGFEEAFEQFATSGIKNSKNTMVNHAGMGNSQSSRQSDIPAEGKLDLSAAQASYSKMKMPKEVKKSRRHPLSKPPSKTPLSIVKQDPTSDKDLSSPMPLDNDMKKQEHLWQTQSPNFLAEKAFNAAVAELQPHCAICSLFCPYTKPHKEGSVANDTPRKSPPRHGSRTRPLVPEMCFSVGAGNTEPPPTNYHIGEDGTSLLLCCSACHMQVHASCYGVKPDSVGESWICSRCAARAGTVECCLCNLRGGALKTTTDNRWVHVICGIAVAEARFVNPIEREPVDVTAVPETRKNLKCVFCHGKIAHQNRGACIQCSYENCATSFHVTCAQIAGVIMTPADWPYVVSVTCHKHKRAIPKPRAIPKGAQSMNLGQRVIGRNADGWYYHCTIIGVALQTFYEVNFDDGSYCDNLHPENILSHDCLRNGPPEVGELIMVSTSEGHILNASFVKEHTHKLYQVEFQDQSQLMIKHSEIHQLDQDLPKRVRTRLAVPVSQEEVSSADEAQAAKRRRLPSSSAPTADSLMKTSSLPTCPSIVAPVAAPAAKYDSINTPPTSQPLSQPSITPKDVPTLTIGNQVDTEDTPMDMNVVLTDTLTESTLALATTLTPHTAPFRSPLNSDPLLSTPSPHPPPQHMSDNYTPSSGYVSYMETLLHSHFPQDDGSRPLY
- the kdm4b gene encoding lysine-specific demethylase 4B isoform X2, with product MATDKPLNTVPAPHPTPDLTPASPSGLGSSASQDRAGTETPEPVVTSEHNAASYRNQAQPPQPNMAPGPVSGSELPPAPVLPPPPPVSAKNPSCKIMTFQPTMEEFKDFAKYIVYMENQGAHRAGLAKVIPPKGWKPRKSYDTIEDMVIPAPIMQVVTGQSGLFTQYNIQKKSMTVGEYRKLANSKKYCTPRHKDFDDLERKYWKNLTFVSPIYGADVSGSIYDEDIKEWNIGHLNTLLNMVEQECGIVIEGVNTPYLYFGMWKTTFAWHTEDMDLYSINYLHFGQSKSWYSVPPEHGKRLERLAQGFFPGSSQGCDAFLRHKMTLISPSILKKYGIPFDRITQNEGEFMITFPYGYHAGFNHGFNCAESTNFATLRWVDYGKMATLCTCRKDMVKISMDVFVRCLQPDRYELWKQGKDTTVLDHLKATELSSPELETWRQHRIAFRENLLRRAKQKMKQFRRLKLEEVKVLAQEGIELNAAEYQRQVEQREAQRKQEKEDRLAREAMMTLEAMEREEQEAAAKAAGTPAVEELEAKPQNLTGDTEKKKPKKPKKMSNMYNSMTGFEEAFEQFATSGIKNSKNTMVNHAGMGNSQSSRQSDIPAEGKLDLSAAQASYSKMKMPKEVKKSRRHPLSKPPSKTPLSIVKQDPTSDKDLSSPMPLDNDMKKQEHLWQTQSPNFLAEKAFNAAVAELQPHCAICSLFCPYTKPHKEGSVANDTPRKSPPRHGSRTRPLVPEMCFSVGAGNTEPPPTNYHIGEDGTSLLLCCSACHMQVHASCYGVKPDSVGESWICSRCAARAGTVECCLCNLRGGALKTTTDNRWVHVICGIAVAEARFVNPIEREPVDVTAVPETRKNLKCVFCHGKIAHQNRGACIQCSYENCATSFHVTCAQIAGVIMTPADWPYVVSVTCHKHKRAIPKPRAIPKGAQSMNLGQRVIGRNADGWYYHCTIIGVALQTFYEVNFDDGSYCDNLHPENILSHDCLRNGPPEVGELIMVSTSEGHILNASFVKEHTHKLYQVEFQDQSQLMIKHSEIHQLDQDLPKRVRTRLAVPVSQEEVSSADEAQAAKRRRLPSSSAPTADSLMKTSSLPTCPSIVAPVAAPAAKYDSINTPPTSQPLSQPSITPKDVPTLTIGNQVDTEDTPMDMNVVLTDTLTESTLALATTLTPHTAPFRSPLNSDPLLSTPSPHPPPQHMSDNYTPSSGYVSYMETLLHSHFPQDDGSRPLY